A window of Notolabrus celidotus isolate fNotCel1 chromosome 11, fNotCel1.pri, whole genome shotgun sequence contains these coding sequences:
- the tmem81 gene encoding transmembrane protein 81, which produces MMENIPVSVYLLLLLLFLNPLTSVDPEKADELPMQVIVDSTPCSATCGLGVRTQTLCLLRDGQTAMEEDVRRTDGAQVSEECRVRKVRCQESWQCGLRTMTVTVGQRVEVDCVGEVMEAVGRFSWRVSWRVARGVITSNDALFTRWDAPLLDRVILDPVEEEDAGTYRCNVQDASFRRVKRVYWGIRVLPVDVLNLNHTSLL; this is translated from the exons ATGATGGAAAACATACCTGTCAGTgtctacctcctcctcctcctcctcttcctcaaccCGCTGACCTCTGTTGACCCGGAGAAGGCGGATGAGCTCCCAATGCAGGTCATTGTTGACAGCACCCCCTGCAGCGCCACCTGTGGGCTGGGTGTGAGAACTCAAACTTTGTGTTTGCTGCGGGACGGACAGACGGCGATGGAGGAGGATGTTCGGCGCACAGACGGAGCTCAG GTGTCGGAGGAGTGTCGGGTACGTAAGGTGAGGTGTCAGGAGTCGTGGCAGTGTGGACTCAGGACGATGACCGTGACTGTGGGACAGAGGGTGGAGGTCGACTGTGTGGGAGAGGTCATGGAGGCAGTGGGGAGGTTCTCCTGGAG GGTGTCTTGGCGTGTCGCCCGTGGAGTTATCACCTCCAACGACGCTCTCTTTACCCGCTGGGACGCTCCTCTGCTGGATCGAGTGATTCTGGAtcctgtggaggaggaggacgcaG GGACGTATCGCTGTAACGTGCAGGACGCCTCCTTCCGCAGGGTGAAGAGGGTTTACTGGGGGATCAGGGTTTTGCCTGTTGATGTTCTGAACCTGAACCACACGAGCCTTCTGTGA
- the LOC117822076 gene encoding plectin-like, whose amino-acid sequence MASRNQLSAGSIAVMESNCEKEGDIQTFPKPILDTLQRALLSAQETIKRLKGENSRLASQGLTISESQAEVKLINHEREKMRETIKKMDKDFHDERKALQDLNREQLEEILNQGSQLLVYQSRDNQCEEKWTERVRQLEEEVETSRRAMEKERICGEGRIETLQEGMQNQAKVSSSLVDLYEEKIKSNQDNAATELRQCEEWWMERVSQLEEEVETSRRAMEKERICGEGRIETLQEGMQNQAKVSSSLVDLYEEKIKSNQDNAATELRQCEEWWMERVSQLEEEVETSRKALEQERLCGEGKIMSLQEGMQNQAKVSTHLVDLYEEKIRSIQDNAATELRQCEERERQREAALQETKTALTEQKTRLNQVKCEKSPELQKSIEDALKQEHAAELSAMEERCKERISQEEGHMKEERNMAETLHTRVRDLEEEVETSKREFTESITRQAEENSSVVDLYKKKMRSNQNEAATELRQCEERWQERERQMESALQETKTALTEQETQINELKCALENNQEHQKSIVDTLKQEHAAELSAIEERCIERIGQEERHMEEEKNMAETRHTRVRELEKEVETSRREITESRKRLEEEKRSLEESMQILKQENSAHFAEMVGIYKEEISSNKEDSATKLRECEERWTEKVEQLQKELKTSKRTLETERLCAEARIRSLQNGMQMQTEENSSLVDLCEKKIQSIQEVAATELRQWQERERQMESALQETKTTLTEQESRINILKCALENNQEHQKSIVDALKQKHYAELSAIEERCNERISQEERHMEEEKNTAETRHTRVRELEEEVETSRKEFTESITRLEEEKQSLVERLQILKKETSARLAEMVELNKAEISSNKEDSATKLRECEKRWTEQVEQLEEEVETLQRRLTVGNLQIQEEGKSVSSSVDPSEVREGEERLTEDERCLYEEEIRSNKEKADNILRRREEWWTEKLAQLEEEMETLQIRLHEGRLQIQEEGKSASSSVDPSETRECKERLTEDERCLYEEKMTSNKEKADTELKQCEERWTEKVEQLEGEVETLQRRLTEKLLAEEEEKSVSSWVDVTEQRERNERWTENVKNLYEEKMRANQEKADTELRQCEERVRQLEGEVETLKRGLTGESLQIQEEGQSASSSVDPSAIREREEQWKDRQTQMEAALQTSRTALTEQQAQLKGVIRDLERSLEQQKRNNTALKREHAAEFSALEERHNEMIIWEKKRTALAVLAKVKEEQKEEEKSKSALEEKVETSRKALEEERNKTVTLHTRVRELGEEVETLKRGLTEESQKKVKSVDHPSVVDPSEIRKCEKKWTERVRQLEEEVEMSRVALERLRLCSEGRVRSLKNGIQSQADENSSLVDLCEKKIRSIQEVAADELRMCQERWQVKERQLEEALQQTKTAMTEQESRLNILKCALENNQEHQKSIVDALKQKHYAELSAIEERCNERISQEERHMEEEKNTAETPHTRVRELEEEVETSRKEFTESITRLEEEKQSLVERLQILKKETSARLAEMVELNKAEISSNKEDSATKLKECEKRWTEQVEQLEEEVETLQRRLTVGNLQIQEEGKSVSSSVDPSEVREGEERLTEDERCLYEEKMTSNKEKADTELKQCEERWTEKVEQLEGEVETLQRRLTEKLLAEEEEKSVSSWVDVTEQRERNERWTENVKNLYEEKMRANQEKAATELRQCEERVRQLEGEVETLKRGLTGESLQIQEEGQSASSSVDPSAIREREEQWKDRQRQMEAALQTSRTALTEQQSQLKGVIHDLEQQKINNTALKREHAAEFSALEERHSEMIIWEKRRTALAVLAKVKEEQKEEEKSKSALEEKVETSRKALEEERNKTVTLHTRLRELWEEVETLKRGLTEESQKKVKSVDHPSVVDPSEIRKCEKKWTERVRELEEEVEISRIALERLRLCSEGRVRSLKIGIQSQAEEHSSMVDLYEKRIRSNQIEAADELRMCQERWQVKERQLEEALQQTKTAMTEQETRLNGLKKRSREETT is encoded by the coding sequence ATGGCCTCAAGAAATCAGCTCAGCGCTGGATCGATTGCAGTAATGGAGAGCAATTGTGAAAAAGAAGGAGACATTCAAACATTTCCCAAACCTATCCTGGACACACTCCAACGAGCTCTCCTCTCAGCCCAGGAAACCATCAAGAGGCTGAAGGGGGAGAACTCCAGACTAGCATCGCAGGGGCTCACCATCTCTGAGTCTCAAGCGGAGGTCAAACTCATTAACCACGAGAGAGAAAAGATGAGGGAGACGATCAAAAAGATGGACAAGGACTTTCACGACGAGAGGAAGGCCTTGCAAGACCTGAACAGAGAGCAGCTGGAGGAAATCCTTAATCAAGGGTCCCAGCTTTTGGTCTATCAATCACGTGACAACCAGTGTGAAGAAAAATGGACGGAGAGAGTGagacagctggaggaggaggtggaaacATCAAGGAGAGCcatggagaaggagaggataTGCGGGGAGGGGAGGATCGAGACTCTTCAGGAGGGGATGCAGAACCAGGCTAAGGTGAGCTCCTCTCTGGTGGATCTGTATGAAGAAAAGATCAAGTCCAACCAAGACAACGCGGCCACTGAACTAAGGCAGTGTGAGGAATGGTGGATGGAGAGAGTGagtcagctggaggaggaggtggaaacATCAAGGAGAGCgatggagaaggagaggataTGCGGGGAGGGGAGGATCGAGACTCTTCAGGAGGGGATGCAGAACCAGGCTAAGGTGAGCTCCTCTCTGGTGGATCTATATGAAGAAAAGATCAAGTCCAACCAAGACAACGCGGCCACTGAACTAAGGCAGTGTGAGGAATGGTGGATGGAGAGAGTGagtcagctggaggaggaggtggaaacATCCAGAAAAGCTCTGGAGCAGGAGAGGTTGTGCGGGGAGGGGAAGATCATGAGTCTTCAGGAGGGGATGCAGAACCAGGCTAAGGTGAGCACCCATCTGGTGGATCTGTATGAAGAGAAGATCAGGTCCATCCAGGACAACGCGGCCACTGAACTGAGGcagtgtgaggagagagagagacagcgggAGGCCGCGCTGCAAGAAACAAAGACGGCATTGACAGAACAAAAAACACGTCTTAACCAAGTGAAATGTGAGAAGAGTCCGGAGCTACAGAAGAGCATTGAGGATGCTTTGAAGCAGGAGCATGCTGCAGAGCTGTCTGCCATGGAGGAGCGCTGCAAAGAGAGGATCAGCCAGGAGGAGGGACAcatgaaggaagagaggaacaTGGCTGAGACACTCCACACAAGAGTGAGAgacctggaggaggaggtggagacatCAAAAAGAGAATTCACTGAATCCATAACAAGACAGGCTGAGGAGAACTCCTCTGTGGTGGATCTCTACAAAAAGAAGATGAGGTCCAACCAGAACGAGGCGGCCACTGAACTGAGGCAGTGTGAGGAAAGGtggcaggagagagaaagacagatggAGTCAGCTCTGCAAGAAACAAAGACGGCATTGAcagaacaagaaacacaaattaACGAATTGAAATGTGCTCTGGAGAACAATCAGGAGCATCAGAAGAGCATTGTCGACACTTTGAAGCAGGAGCATGCTGCAGAGCTGTCTGCCATTGAGGAGCGCTGCATTGAGAGGATAGGCCAGGAGGAGAGACAcatggaggaagagaagaacaTGGCTGAGACACGCCACACAAGAGTGAGAGAGCTGGAGAAGGAGGTGGAGACATCCAGAAGagaaatcactgaatcaagaaaAAGActggaagaggagaaaaggTCTCTGGAAGAAAGTATGCAGATCCTGAAGCAGGAAAATTCTGCACACTTTGCCGAGATGGTAGGAATTTATAAAGAGGAGATCAGCTCCAACAAGGAAGACTCTGCCACCAAGTTAAGAGAGTGTGAGGAAAGGTGGACGGAGAAAGTGGAACAGCTGCAGAAGGAGTTGAAGACATCAAAGAGAACACTGGAGACGGAGAGGTTATGCGCGGAGGCGAGGATCAGGTCTCTTCAGAATGGGATGCAGATGCAGACTGAGGAGAACTCCTCTCTGGTGGATCTCTGCGAAAAGAAGATCCAATCCATCCAGGAAGTGGCGGCCACTGAACTGAGGCAgtggcaggagagagagagacagatggagtCAGCTCTGcaagaaacaaagacaacactGACAGAACAAGAATCACGAATTAACATATTGAAATGTGCTCTGGAGAACAATCAGGAGCACCAGAAGAGCATTGTCGATGCTTTGAAGCAGAAGCATTATGCAGAGCTGTCTGCCATTGAGGAGCGCTGCAACGAGAGGATCAGCCAGGAGGAGAGACAcatggaggaagagaagaacaCGGCTGAGACACGCCACACAAGAGTGAGAGAGctggaagaggaggtggagacatCAAGAAAAGAATTCACTGAATCCATAACAagactggaggaggagaaacagtctcTGGTAGAAAGACTGCAGATCCTGAAGAAGGAGACGTCTGCACGCCTCGCCGAGATGGTAGAACTTAACAAAGCGGAGATCAGCTCCAACAAGGAAGACTCTGCCACCAAGTTAAGAGAGTGTGAGAAAAGGTGGACGGAGCAAGTGgaacagctggaggaggaggtggagacgtTACAAAGAAGGCTCACTGTGGGAAATCTGCAGATTCAAGAGGAAGGGAAGTCTGTTTCGTCTTCGGTCGATCCATCTGAGGTCAGAGAGGGTGAGGAAAGGTTGACGGAGGATGAGAGATGTCTCTATGAAGAGGAGATCAGGTCCAACAAGGAGAAGGCGGACAATATACTGAGGCGGCGTGAGGAATGGTGGACAGAGAAATTGgcacagctggaggaggagatggagacgTTACAAATAAGGCTCCATGAGGGAAGACTGCAGATTCAAGAGGAAGGCAAGTCTGCTTCATCTTCGGTTGATCCATCTGAGACCAGAGAGTGTAAGGAAAGGTTGACGGAGGATGAGAGATGTCTCTATGAAGAGAAGATGACGTCCAACAAGGAGAAGGCGGACACTGAACTGAAGCAGTGTGAGGAAAGGTGGACGGAGAAAGTGGAACAGCTGGAGGGGGAGGTAGAGACGTTACAAAGAAGACTTACTGAGAAACTTCTggctgaagaggaagagaagtctGTCTCGTCTTGGGTTGATGTAACTGAGCAAAGAGAGCGTAATGAAAGGTGGACGGAGAATGTGAAAAATCTCTATGAAGAGAAGATGAGGGCCAACCAGGAAAAGGCGGACACTGAACTGAGGCAGtgtgaggagagagtgagacagcTGGAGGGGGAGGTAGAGACATTAAAAAGAGGACTCACTGGGGAAAGCCTGCAGATTCAAGAGGAAGGCCAGTCTGCTTCATCTTCGGTTGATCCGTCTGCAATCAGGGAGCGGGAGGAACAGtggaaggacagacagacacagatggAGGCAGCACTGCAGACATCAAGGACTGCATTGACAGAACAACAGGCACAACTTAAAGGGGTAATCCGTGATCTGGAGAGGAGTCTGGAACAACAGAAGAGAAATAACACTGCTTTGAAGAGGGAGCATGCTGCAGAATTCTCTGCCCTGGAAGAGCGCCACAACGAGATGATCATCTGGGAGAAGAAGCGCACGGCTTTGGCAGTCTTAGCAAAAgtgaaagaggaacaaaaagaggaggagaaatcaaAAAGTGCTCTAGAGGAGAAGGTGGAGACATCAAGAAAAGctctggaggaagagaggaacaaGACTGTGACACTCCACACAAGAGTGAGAGAGctcggggaggaggtggagacctTAAAAAGAGGGCTCACTGAGGAAAGTCAAAAGAAAGTCAAGTCTGTAGACCATCCCTCTGTGGTTGATCCATCTGAAATcagaaagtgtgaaaaaaagtggaccgagagagtgagacagctggaggaggaggtggagatgtcAAGGGTAGCGCTGGAGAGGTTGAGGTTATGCTCGGAGGGGCGGGTCAGGTCTCTTAAGAATGGGATTCAGAGTCAGGCTGATGAGAACTCCTCTTTGGTGGATCTCTGCGAAAAGAAGATCCGATCCATCCAGGAAGTGGCGGCCGATGAACTGAGGATGTGTCAGGAAAGGTGGCAGGTGAAAGAGAGACAGCTTGAGGAAGCGCTGCAGCAAACAAAGACGGCAATGACAGAACAAGAATCACGACTTAACATATTGAAATGTGCTCTGGAGAACAATCAGGAGCACCAGAAGAGCATTGTCGATGCTTTGAAGCAGAAGCATTATGCAGAGCTGTCTGCCATTGAGGAGCGCTGCAACGAGAGGATCAGCCAGGAGGAGAGACAcatggaggaagagaagaacaCGGCTGAGACACCCCACACAAGAGTGAGAGAGctggaagaggaggtggagacatCAAGAAAAGAATTCACTGAATCCATAACAagactggaggaggagaaacagtctcTGGTAGAAAGACTGCAGATCCTGAAGAAGGAGACGTCTGCACGCCTCGCCGAGATGGTAGAACTTAACAAAGCAGAGATCAGCTCCAACAAGGAAGACTCTGCCACCAAGTTAAAAGAGTGTGAGAAAAGGTGGACGGAGCAAGTGgaacagctggaggaggaggtggagacgtTACAAAGAAGGCTCACTGTGGGAAATCTGCAGATTCAAGAGGAAGGGAAGTCTGTTTCGTCTTCGGTCGATCCATCTGAGGTCAGAGAGGGTGAGGAAAGGTTGACGGAGGATGAGAGATGTCTCTATGAAGAGAAGATGACGTCCAACAAGGAGAAGGCGGACACTGAACTGAAGCAGTGTGAGGAAAGGTGGACGGAGAAAGTGGAACAGCTGGAGGGGGAGGTAGAGACGTTACAAAGAAGACTTACTGAGAAACTTCTggctgaagaggaagagaagtctGTCTCGTCTTGGGTTGATGTAACTGAGCAAAGAGAGCGTAATGAAAGGTGGACGGAGAATGTGAAAAATCTCTATGAAGAGAAGATGAGGGCCAACCAGGAAAAGGCGGCCACTGAACTGAGGCAGtgtgaggagagagtgagacagcTGGAGGGGGAGGTAGAGACATTAAAAAGAGGACTCACTGGGGAAAGCCTGCAGATTCAAGAGGAAGGCCAGTCTGCCTCATCTTCGGTTGATCCGTCTGCAATCAGGGAGCGGGAGGAACAGTGgaaggacagacagagacagatggaggCAGCACTGCAGACATCAAGGACTGCATTGACAGAACAACAGTCACAACTTAAAGGGGTAATCCATGATCTGGAACAACAGAAGATAAATAACACTGCTTTGAAGAGGGAGCATGCCGCAGAATTCTCTGCCCTGGAAGAGCGCCACAGCGAGATGATCATCTGGGAGAAGAGGCGCACGGCTTTGGCAGTCTTAGCAAAAgtgaaagaggaacaaaaagaggaggagaaatcaaAAAGTGCTCTAGAGGAGAAGGTGGAGACATCAAGAAAAGctctggaggaagagaggaacaaGACTGTGACACTCCACACAAGATTGAGAGAGCtctgggaggaggtggagacctTAAAAAGAGGGCTCACTGAGGAAAGTCAAAAGAAAGTCAAGTCTGTAGACCATCCCTCTGTGGTTGATCCGTCTGAAATcagaaagtgtgaaaaaaagtggaccgagagagtgagagagctggaggaggaggtggagatatCAAGGATAGCGCTGGAGAGGTTGAGGTTATGCTCGGAGGGGCGGGTCAGGTCTCTTAAGATTGGGATTCAGAGTCAGGCTGAAGAGCACTCCTCTATGGTGGATCTCTATGAAAAGAGGATCAGGTCCAACCAGATCGAGGCGGCCGATGAACTGAGGATGTGTCAGGAAAGGTGGCAGGTGAAAGAGAGACAGCTTGAGGAAGCGCTGCAGCAAACAAAGACGGCAATGACAGAACAGGAAACACGACTTAACGGACTGAAAAAAAGATCTAGAGAAGAGACGACGTGA